One segment of Dehalococcoidia bacterium DNA contains the following:
- a CDS encoding DUF499 domain-containing protein, giving the protein MVKSTYTPWHQVVTLRDDLRTGELTLSIFAADLYDVVMGRARPIYQDPQQFFALTYPTFNLRELVKDVLQRLAGKNEKAVRQLELTYGGGKTHALITLYHLVNEPGSLPDLPAIHEFIQHAGGVTPPKARVAALCFDKLDVEKGMEVHGPNRESRWLRHPWSVLAFQIAGADGLRLLHAEDKDEEREAPPAENLLRDLLAFPSKDGLTTLVLIDEVLMFAREKVGLDPQWRHRLQDFFQALTQAATKVDRACVVASLLATDPRKSDELGKEIAKELYDVFRREKEEGVQPVEKQDVAEVLRRRFFTADSIRDRETFRPHVVAALDGIQALDEGTRKNRQGEEERYLASYPFHPELTEAFYTKWTQLEGFQRTRGVLRTFAMALRDAEKWDTSPLVGTNVLLNAPGQTGLSEAARELASIAATEEYEGKRQEWSAILEGELAKARDVQQEFRALKEREVEQAVMGTFLHSQPIGQRALTRDLLVLLGAAKADKIELEKALRRWTEVSYFLDEAAIAETNGGNGTASVEELPKWWRLGTKPNLRQMHSDACARVPADVIEVSIRDLIAKERRLTAGASAAGARVHNVPERPRDVEDDGEFHYVVLGPRAASESGKPSSEARRFIDETTGPDRPRVYRNAILLVVPSKDGLELVRSRARDYLGWEEVRNLREAKDFDELRKTLLAAYTDEARKRIPDAIVQAYCIVVAVSAKGEVEAFRITPNSEPVFETIKNDKRSRIQESAISPEALLPDGPYALWRDGETSRRASDLTRAFAQFPHLPKMLRQKDIVDTLALGCQQGYFVLRLTRPDKSVRTIWRSHPTENDLTERDLEVALPEASELTHLDGGLLAPGALPGLWPEAAESIAVGDVLSFFDGSHTCKVMREGYEEVFPVPRAAKEVVEEAIHEAVRAGSVWLTAGPASLYREEIPYGVLSETAVLHPPPTDLPATAVLPQNLEAAWRDPVTTAASVGDALSVVAGKTLPWTIVRSAIDAAIRGRLLERTPDSGPWPCDWPEATNVRLRVPEEAPPPSFPRRHVAEAELEPAELQDLVDGLPEIVNAGAGLDLRFVLRLELGQRAEPSQEQLAKLNDALRKACAKLEFGKEQ; this is encoded by the coding sequence ATGGTAAAGTCAACATACACGCCGTGGCATCAGGTCGTGACCTTGCGGGACGACCTCCGGACGGGTGAACTCACCCTCAGCATCTTCGCCGCCGACCTGTACGACGTGGTTATGGGACGGGCGCGGCCGATTTACCAAGACCCCCAACAGTTCTTCGCCCTCACATACCCCACCTTTAACCTACGGGAGCTGGTCAAGGATGTCCTACAGCGGCTCGCGGGCAAGAACGAGAAGGCCGTGCGTCAGCTAGAGCTGACTTACGGCGGCGGCAAGACCCACGCCCTCATCACCCTCTATCACCTGGTGAACGAGCCGGGAAGCCTGCCGGACCTACCCGCCATCCACGAGTTCATCCAGCACGCAGGGGGCGTCACGCCGCCCAAGGCGCGCGTCGCCGCTCTATGCTTCGATAAGCTGGACGTGGAGAAGGGGATGGAGGTGCATGGACCGAACAGAGAGTCGCGTTGGCTCCGGCACCCGTGGAGCGTGCTCGCCTTCCAGATCGCCGGCGCGGATGGCCTGCGTCTCCTCCATGCGGAAGACAAGGACGAGGAGCGCGAGGCTCCCCCGGCGGAGAACCTACTACGGGATCTTCTGGCATTTCCCTCCAAGGACGGGCTGACCACTCTCGTGCTTATCGATGAGGTGCTGATGTTCGCCCGCGAGAAGGTGGGCCTGGATCCGCAGTGGCGCCACCGCCTCCAGGACTTCTTCCAGGCCCTTACCCAGGCGGCAACCAAGGTCGACCGAGCGTGCGTCGTCGCGTCGCTGCTTGCCACTGATCCGCGCAAGAGCGACGAACTCGGCAAGGAAATCGCCAAGGAGCTATACGACGTCTTTCGTCGAGAGAAAGAAGAGGGCGTCCAGCCGGTGGAGAAGCAGGATGTGGCTGAGGTGCTGCGCCGTCGGTTCTTCACGGCCGATTCCATCCGCGACCGGGAAACGTTCCGTCCGCACGTGGTCGCCGCCCTTGACGGCATCCAGGCGCTGGACGAGGGGACGCGGAAGAACCGGCAGGGGGAGGAGGAGCGTTACCTTGCCAGCTACCCCTTCCACCCTGAATTAACCGAGGCGTTCTATACCAAGTGGACGCAGCTCGAGGGATTCCAGCGCACCCGCGGAGTGCTCCGGACGTTTGCCATGGCCCTTCGGGACGCGGAGAAGTGGGATACCTCTCCGTTGGTCGGCACGAACGTGCTCCTCAACGCTCCGGGTCAGACCGGTCTCTCTGAGGCGGCCCGCGAATTGGCCTCCATTGCTGCGACGGAGGAGTACGAAGGTAAGCGGCAGGAGTGGTCGGCCATCCTGGAGGGAGAGCTTGCGAAGGCCCGTGACGTCCAGCAGGAGTTTCGGGCACTCAAGGAACGCGAGGTTGAACAAGCTGTGATGGGAACCTTCCTTCACTCGCAGCCCATCGGCCAGCGAGCGTTGACCCGCGATCTGCTGGTTCTGCTCGGAGCAGCAAAGGCGGACAAGATCGAGTTGGAAAAGGCGTTGCGGCGGTGGACCGAGGTCTCCTACTTCCTTGACGAGGCGGCGATTGCGGAGACGAACGGAGGCAACGGCACGGCATCGGTAGAGGAGTTGCCAAAGTGGTGGCGTCTCGGGACCAAGCCGAACCTACGTCAGATGCACAGCGATGCTTGCGCCCGCGTGCCTGCGGACGTTATTGAGGTGAGCATACGGGACCTGATCGCCAAGGAGAGACGTCTAACTGCCGGCGCCTCGGCTGCTGGTGCTCGGGTGCACAACGTACCGGAGCGGCCCCGCGACGTCGAGGATGACGGCGAGTTTCACTATGTAGTTCTCGGTCCCCGAGCAGCCTCCGAGTCCGGCAAGCCAAGTTCAGAGGCACGGCGCTTCATCGATGAGACGACGGGCCCTGACCGGCCACGCGTGTACCGCAACGCCATCCTACTGGTCGTCCCTTCCAAAGATGGGCTTGAGCTAGTGCGAAGTCGTGCACGGGACTATCTTGGCTGGGAAGAGGTTAGGAATCTGCGAGAAGCGAAGGACTTCGACGAACTCAGAAAGACGCTGCTCGCGGCGTACACCGATGAAGCCCGGAAGAGAATCCCCGACGCCATCGTCCAAGCCTATTGCATCGTGGTCGCCGTGTCAGCCAAGGGCGAAGTAGAGGCGTTCCGGATCACGCCCAACAGTGAGCCGGTGTTCGAAACCATCAAGAACGACAAGCGCTCACGAATCCAGGAATCAGCGATTAGCCCGGAGGCCCTCCTGCCCGATGGTCCATACGCGCTCTGGCGAGATGGGGAGACCTCACGGCGCGCGAGTGACCTAACTCGCGCTTTCGCCCAGTTCCCGCATCTACCCAAGATGCTTCGACAGAAGGATATTGTCGACACGCTGGCCCTCGGCTGCCAACAGGGATACTTCGTGCTGCGTCTGACGCGTCCCGATAAGAGCGTCCGTACCATCTGGCGGTCTCACCCTACCGAGAATGACCTTACAGAGCGGGACCTCGAGGTTGCTCTGCCTGAGGCCTCTGAGCTCACACACCTTGACGGGGGACTCCTGGCCCCTGGCGCGCTGCCCGGACTGTGGCCGGAAGCGGCAGAATCGATAGCAGTGGGCGATGTATTGTCCTTCTTCGACGGATCCCACACGTGCAAAGTGATGCGCGAAGGCTACGAAGAGGTCTTCCCTGTCCCCAGGGCAGCCAAAGAAGTTGTGGAGGAAGCGATTCACGAAGCGGTCAGGGCGGGGTCGGTCTGGCTCACGGCAGGTCCGGCCAGCCTGTACCGCGAGGAAATTCCCTACGGAGTCCTGAGCGAGACCGCGGTGCTACACCCGCCCCCGACAGACCTCCCGGCCACTGCCGTGCTCCCCCAGAACCTAGAGGCAGCATGGAGGGACCCTGTCACCACAGCGGCCTCGGTCGGTGACGCCCTCTCTGTCGTTGCTGGTAAGACGCTGCCCTGGACCATCGTCCGCTCCGCCATCGACGCGGCTATCCGCGGCCGGCTCTTGGAGCGCACGCCGGATTCGGGGCCGTGGCCGTGTGATTGGCCGGAGGCTACGAATGTGCGCCTGCGCGTGCCGGAAGAGGCGCCACCTCCATCATTCCCCAGGCGACACGTGGCAGAGGCTGAACTCGAACCCGCCGAGCTCCAGGATCTGGTAGATGGTCTCCCTGAGATCGTCAACGCAGGCGCTGGGCTAGATCTGCGCTTCGTCTTGCGCCTGGAGTTGGGACAGCGTGCTGAGCCATCGCAGGAGCAGCTAGCAAAGCTTAACGACGCGCTAAGAAAGGCCTGCGCGAAGCTCGAATTCGGAAAGGAGCAGTGA
- a CDS encoding type II toxin-antitoxin system VapC family toxin codes for MPLHYLDTSALVKRYLPEPGSGWVNSLVSSEPVAVPLLAAVELASALARRTREGDLTSEQRDIVFRSFVADAREYVMLAVTQGVTEDAASMLLTSPPSVALRTLDALHLAGARVAFANARRRGLETGAFVTADRALAQAAAWAGLTAINPEDYA; via the coding sequence ATGCCGCTGCACTATCTGGACACGAGCGCCCTGGTCAAACGATACCTGCCGGAACCAGGCTCGGGTTGGGTCAACTCGCTGGTCTCGTCCGAGCCTGTCGCGGTTCCACTGCTGGCTGCTGTTGAGCTGGCGTCAGCGCTGGCCCGCCGAACGCGTGAAGGTGACTTGACTTCGGAACAGCGGGACATTGTGTTCCGCTCCTTCGTTGCTGACGCCAGGGAGTACGTGATGCTGGCGGTAACGCAGGGCGTTACAGAGGACGCTGCTTCCATGCTCCTCACAAGTCCACCCTCGGTGGCGCTGCGAACGTTGGACGCGCTTCACCTGGCGGGGGCGCGCGTGGCCTTCGCCAACGCTCGACGGCGCGGCCTGGAGACTGGAGCCTTCGTAACCGCAGACAGGGCGCTGGCTCAAGCCGCAGCCTGGGCTGGGCTGACCGCGATCAACCCGGAAGATTACGCGTGA
- a CDS encoding helicase-related protein: protein MAVYAAAGQWPSPDFRVDPGLVRLFVEGERLRYGHLFSPTFGTETALIDPLPHQIIAVYQRMLTQPRLRMLLADDAGAGKTIMAGLYVREMLSRHLVRRVLIVSPAGLVGNWKREMRVLFSLHCREVTGFDCRTDNPFSGPGSDLVVVSVDTLAADRAYERLAQPHTVPYDLVVFDEAHKLTAIRNADGTYETTDRYKLAELLAGAEPLQESHPPRHLSWHAHHLLLLTATPHMGKDFPYYALWRLLEPNALKTVDAFNSFPPEARARHFVRRTKEEMVRFDGSRLYPSRESTTVNYDLSPVEKELYDQLTSYVRTHFNRARFLNRSAARLAMSVLQRRAASSTWALLRSLERRRDRLGEYIRAFSVRELTEERLAAEQARLRLRDIEEEMTSEEEEPEDGREARDVAEEAAMGATAATTLAELEAERLEVLQLLDLAQRAHETGDESKFEKLREVIHDERFKGEKLLIFTEHRDTMEFLVRRLEGMGYTEEIARIHGGMPYQEREAQMEAFRTRCRFMVATDAAGEGINLQFCWIMVNYDIPWNPARIEQRMGRIHRYKQRHDPVVLINLVAGKTREGRVLRTLLEKLERIRRELGSDKVFDVIGRQFQGISLSELIMRAVVEGEEDESIAKIEGTLTKEQVTAIEEADAKLRATGGDVASQLPTLRAQRDQDQLHRLLPGYVRHFLEKSAPYLGVNIEGDLDGRFWLKRLPLPLTLAMEDATGGMALPLTVNKPEPTDDVLFLRPGEPFFDRYRAFFSERFAADALRGAAFIDPYATEPYLYHLALVSTVRRADPDYPEAFGSEQTLDVRLAAITQTFDGTTCACPVELPMVLQLAKRVPPTALPPMGQVTEAIEAARAHLMDTIARPAAERIAAGLAASIPEREAFLQAGFDYQEAELLGTRTRLRERADAGDAPARRALEEVRRKQTDLAVQRDRALAILRREPELVDANGIAFLAHALVLPSSDPDERERHDREIEQIAMRVARAYEESLGATVHDVSDPLQKVGFDLLSRRSDGEERCIEVKGRRAVGDVQLSENEWAQAANLRQQYWLYVVYDCAATHPRLLRIRDPFAKLLVRAKGGVVIDEASVFEAAEDTI, encoded by the coding sequence TTGGCCGTATACGCTGCGGCGGGCCAATGGCCAAGCCCCGACTTCAGGGTTGACCCCGGACTGGTCCGCCTGTTCGTGGAGGGCGAGCGTCTCCGCTACGGTCATCTCTTCAGCCCAACGTTCGGCACCGAGACCGCCCTCATCGACCCGCTCCCGCACCAGATTATTGCGGTCTATCAGAGGATGCTGACTCAGCCTCGCCTCCGCATGCTCCTTGCGGACGATGCCGGGGCAGGGAAGACGATCATGGCTGGCTTGTATGTGCGGGAAATGCTGAGCCGGCACTTAGTACGTCGCGTACTCATCGTCTCTCCAGCTGGCCTTGTCGGGAACTGGAAGCGCGAGATGCGGGTTCTGTTCTCGTTGCATTGTCGAGAGGTAACAGGCTTCGACTGTCGGACTGACAACCCGTTTTCAGGCCCAGGAAGCGACCTCGTGGTAGTGAGCGTCGACACTCTAGCCGCCGATCGGGCCTACGAGCGGTTGGCTCAACCTCACACTGTGCCCTATGACCTGGTGGTCTTCGACGAGGCTCACAAACTGACAGCTATCAGGAACGCCGATGGCACCTACGAGACGACCGACCGCTACAAGCTGGCTGAACTTCTAGCGGGCGCGGAGCCGCTGCAGGAGAGCCACCCGCCGCGCCACCTCTCATGGCACGCGCACCACCTGCTGTTACTGACTGCTACTCCCCACATGGGGAAAGACTTTCCGTACTACGCCCTATGGCGGCTGCTAGAGCCGAACGCGCTGAAAACGGTCGATGCATTCAACAGCTTCCCCCCTGAGGCGAGGGCGCGGCACTTTGTCCGCCGCACGAAGGAGGAAATGGTGCGGTTCGACGGGAGCCGTCTTTACCCGTCTCGAGAAAGCACAACCGTCAACTATGATCTTTCCCCCGTGGAAAAGGAGCTCTATGACCAGTTGACCTCCTACGTGCGCACGCACTTCAACCGAGCCCGCTTTCTAAACCGCTCGGCCGCTCGGCTCGCGATGAGCGTCCTACAGCGCCGCGCCGCGAGTTCCACCTGGGCCCTGCTTCGGTCGCTGGAGCGGCGACGCGACCGGCTGGGCGAATACATTCGGGCCTTCTCTGTCCGGGAGCTGACCGAGGAGCGGCTCGCAGCGGAGCAAGCACGCCTCAGGCTCCGCGACATCGAAGAGGAGATGACCAGCGAGGAGGAAGAGCCTGAGGATGGGCGGGAGGCGCGGGATGTCGCTGAGGAAGCAGCCATGGGCGCCACCGCTGCCACGACCCTGGCGGAACTCGAGGCGGAGCGACTGGAGGTGCTGCAACTCCTGGACCTTGCGCAGCGCGCCCATGAGACGGGGGACGAGTCGAAGTTCGAGAAGCTGCGGGAAGTCATCCACGATGAGCGGTTCAAGGGAGAGAAGCTACTGATCTTCACCGAGCATCGGGACACCATGGAGTTCCTGGTCCGTCGCCTGGAGGGGATGGGTTACACAGAGGAGATCGCGCGCATCCACGGTGGGATGCCCTACCAGGAGCGCGAGGCTCAGATGGAGGCGTTTCGGACCCGCTGCCGGTTCATGGTGGCGACCGACGCCGCAGGCGAGGGCATCAACCTCCAGTTCTGCTGGATCATGGTGAACTACGACATCCCCTGGAACCCCGCCCGTATTGAGCAGCGTATGGGCCGGATCCACCGCTATAAGCAACGGCATGATCCCGTCGTTCTTATCAACCTGGTGGCAGGGAAGACACGTGAGGGTAGGGTTCTCAGGACGCTGCTGGAAAAGCTCGAACGCATTCGCAGGGAACTGGGGTCCGACAAGGTGTTCGACGTGATCGGCCGGCAGTTCCAAGGCATCTCCCTGAGCGAGCTCATCATGAGGGCTGTGGTGGAGGGCGAAGAGGATGAGAGTATCGCCAAGATCGAAGGCACCCTTACTAAGGAGCAGGTGACAGCCATCGAGGAGGCCGACGCGAAGCTTCGCGCCACAGGCGGCGACGTCGCGTCGCAGCTTCCCACGCTTCGGGCGCAGCGGGACCAGGACCAGCTGCATCGGCTACTCCCCGGTTACGTCAGACACTTTCTGGAGAAGTCCGCGCCCTACCTTGGGGTGAACATCGAAGGCGATTTGGACGGCCGGTTCTGGCTCAAACGCTTGCCGCTCCCTCTTACGCTAGCGATGGAGGACGCGACGGGCGGCATGGCACTCCCTCTGACCGTCAACAAGCCGGAACCGACCGATGATGTCCTGTTCTTGCGGCCGGGCGAGCCGTTCTTCGACCGTTATCGGGCCTTCTTCTCTGAACGCTTTGCAGCAGACGCGCTCCGTGGCGCTGCCTTCATCGATCCCTACGCCACGGAGCCCTACCTTTACCACCTGGCCCTCGTCTCTACGGTGCGCCGCGCCGACCCGGACTACCCTGAAGCCTTTGGGTCAGAACAGACGCTCGACGTGCGGCTGGCTGCCATTACGCAGACCTTCGACGGGACGACATGCGCCTGCCCTGTCGAGCTACCCATGGTCCTTCAGCTTGCGAAGCGGGTGCCGCCCACAGCCCTGCCGCCCATGGGTCAGGTCACGGAAGCCATCGAAGCCGCCAGAGCGCATCTTATGGACACCATCGCGCGTCCTGCGGCCGAGCGGATCGCCGCTGGCCTCGCCGCTTCGATCCCGGAGCGGGAGGCGTTCCTGCAAGCGGGATTCGACTACCAGGAGGCGGAGCTCCTCGGGACCCGAACCCGCTTGCGGGAGCGGGCGGACGCCGGCGACGCCCCGGCGCGGCGGGCGCTGGAAGAGGTGCGCAGAAAGCAGACGGATCTGGCTGTCCAGCGGGACCGCGCCCTCGCGATCCTGCGCCGGGAGCCGGAACTCGTTGACGCCAACGGCATCGCCTTCCTGGCCCACGCCCTGGTACTGCCGTCCAGCGATCCCGACGAGCGCGAACGCCATGACCGCGAGATCGAGCAGATAGCGATGCGCGTGGCGCGGGCCTATGAGGAATCCCTGGGCGCTACCGTGCACGATGTGTCCGATCCTCTCCAGAAGGTGGGCTTCGACCTCCTCTCGCGCCGATCTGACGGAGAAGAGCGGTGCATCGAGGTGAAGGGCCGTCGCGCCGTGGGCGATGTCCAGCTCTCCGAGAACGAGTGGGCCCAGGCCGCCAATCTGCGCCAGCAGTACTGGCTCTACGTTGTGTACGACTGCGCCGCTACCCACCCGCGGCTCTTGCGCATTCGAGACCCCTTTGCGAAGCTCCTGGTGCGGGCTAAAGGAGGCGTGGTGATAGACGAGGCAAGCGTGTTTGAGGCGGCAGAGGACACAATCTAA
- a CDS encoding DUF1156 domain-containing protein, whose amino-acid sequence MTLDDRPRLIEVAFPLKQASLDSVHEKNVRHGHISTLHIWPARRPLAACRAALIATLLPDPGNNVERQRLLERLGGKVVTKNTTKRVGGREVPVVKEETVGGILHWGRENGPDLEFFREEIRKVYGRPPRVLDPFAGGGAIPLEAMRLGCEATAIDINPVAWFILKCTLEYPQRLAGQTRPLPKFALESPEFMAEYLKQTGRAKKGRGRRDEGQQAQMLEPPEADLAWHVRAWGHWVLQRARADLERFYPTVEGKPTVAYLWARTVTCKNCRATLPLLKTLWLCRKEKKRVRLKLVPRTDRSGVDFEVVEEPRVGGNGAQQRAHDRRVGRGTMSRSGAWCPVCGGPGTVAMTMEDIRAEGMNGNLGAQMTAVVVDAAKGKEYRLPANEELRAAEEATGCVESTFQDVPFGLPTEPLPTKEALGFRVPLYGFDQWYKLFTPRQLVALGTFVKHTRAARDAMRAEGYPPEWVEAVGAYLGIGVDKLADRSSALCRWDVGYTKVNSTFTRFALPILWDFCEGNPLSDTTGNYLSCLEWVAECAAHCSSAAMRKPAPTPLACSASTSPEVGCFDVVVTDPPYYDAIPYSDLMDFFYVWLRRALYGLSPQTDSALQDALGPKWNHSQNDGELIDDASRFGGDARQSKAAYEDGMFRAFRACQEVLEPNGKMVIVFANKQPEAWETLVSSMIRAGFVVNGSWPIQTEMSNRSRAHGSAALASSVWLVCRKRPETARPGWDTQVLEEMRTNIYQRLRDFWDAGIRGPDFVWSATGPALEAYSKHPVVKKADEPNAVLTVSEFLHHVRRIVVDYVVGRVLSRDGESEEAASLDNPTIYYLLHRHDFGFAEAPVGACILYAQSCSLRDRDLADRYDLVAFTSGSATEDEEEEDEEGDEEPEERGSGSKVRLKRWDQRRGKSLGLDAEGRPAPLIDQVHRIMRLWREGDVQKVDAYIEDRGLRGNALFPRLLQALVELARKDNQPEERALLEAVMNHVAARGAHPQMRLNLEGSREGGG is encoded by the coding sequence ATGACCCTTGACGACCGCCCTCGCCTCATCGAAGTCGCGTTCCCGCTGAAGCAGGCGTCGCTGGACTCCGTGCACGAGAAGAACGTGCGCCACGGCCACATCTCGACGCTCCACATCTGGCCGGCGCGACGCCCGCTGGCCGCCTGCCGCGCGGCCCTCATCGCCACGCTCCTGCCCGACCCCGGCAACAACGTCGAACGCCAGCGCCTCCTCGAGCGGCTCGGCGGCAAGGTCGTGACCAAGAACACCACCAAGCGCGTCGGCGGCCGCGAGGTGCCGGTGGTGAAGGAGGAGACGGTCGGCGGCATCCTCCACTGGGGACGCGAGAATGGGCCCGACCTCGAGTTCTTCCGCGAGGAGATCCGTAAGGTCTATGGCCGCCCGCCCCGGGTCCTCGACCCCTTCGCCGGGGGTGGGGCCATCCCCCTGGAGGCGATGCGACTGGGCTGCGAGGCCACGGCGATCGACATCAATCCCGTCGCGTGGTTCATCCTGAAGTGCACCCTGGAGTATCCGCAACGGCTCGCCGGCCAGACGCGCCCGCTGCCGAAATTCGCGCTCGAGTCGCCGGAGTTCATGGCGGAGTACCTGAAGCAGACCGGCAGGGCGAAGAAGGGGCGCGGACGAAGGGACGAGGGCCAGCAGGCGCAGATGCTGGAGCCGCCGGAGGCCGACCTGGCCTGGCACGTGCGCGCCTGGGGCCACTGGGTGCTCCAGCGCGCCCGGGCCGACCTGGAGCGCTTCTACCCCACGGTGGAGGGGAAGCCGACGGTGGCCTACCTCTGGGCGCGGACCGTCACCTGTAAGAACTGCCGCGCCACCTTGCCCCTGCTCAAAACGCTGTGGCTGTGCCGCAAGGAGAAGAAGCGTGTCCGGCTGAAGCTCGTGCCGCGGACCGACCGCTCCGGCGTGGACTTCGAGGTGGTGGAGGAACCCAGGGTGGGGGGGAACGGCGCCCAGCAGCGCGCCCACGACCGCCGTGTGGGGCGGGGGACCATGTCCCGTTCCGGCGCCTGGTGCCCAGTCTGTGGCGGCCCCGGCACTGTGGCGATGACCATGGAGGACATCCGCGCCGAGGGTATGAATGGGAACCTTGGCGCGCAAATGACCGCTGTGGTAGTGGACGCGGCCAAGGGCAAGGAGTACCGCCTACCCGCCAACGAGGAGCTCCGCGCTGCCGAGGAGGCCACCGGCTGCGTCGAGTCCACCTTCCAGGATGTCCCCTTTGGACTGCCGACGGAGCCCCTGCCTACCAAGGAGGCCCTGGGCTTTCGCGTACCGCTCTATGGCTTCGACCAGTGGTACAAGCTTTTCACGCCGCGCCAGCTCGTGGCCCTGGGCACGTTCGTGAAGCACACGCGTGCCGCCCGCGATGCCATGCGCGCCGAGGGCTACCCGCCGGAGTGGGTGGAGGCGGTGGGGGCGTACTTGGGCATCGGCGTGGATAAACTTGCGGATCGGTCATCGGCTTTGTGCCGCTGGGACGTGGGCTATACAAAGGTAAACAGCACGTTCACCCGCTTCGCATTACCCATATTGTGGGATTTCTGTGAAGGCAATCCTCTTTCAGACACCACAGGCAATTACCTGTCCTGCTTGGAGTGGGTTGCTGAGTGCGCTGCACACTGCTCCAGCGCTGCCATGCGAAAGCCTGCGCCAACACCCCTTGCGTGTTCCGCTTCGACAAGCCCTGAGGTCGGTTGCTTTGACGTCGTCGTCACTGATCCTCCCTACTATGACGCTATTCCCTATTCGGACCTGATGGATTTCTTTTATGTCTGGCTTCGGCGAGCCTTGTACGGTCTTTCACCTCAAACAGATTCAGCGCTCCAAGACGCACTAGGCCCGAAGTGGAACCACTCTCAAAATGACGGGGAGTTGATAGACGATGCCAGCCGCTTTGGGGGCGATGCCCGTCAATCCAAGGCAGCATACGAAGATGGCATGTTTCGCGCATTTCGGGCTTGCCAAGAGGTTCTGGAGCCAAACGGAAAGATGGTAATAGTCTTCGCGAACAAACAGCCGGAAGCCTGGGAGACATTGGTCTCTTCAATGATTCGGGCCGGGTTTGTCGTCAATGGAAGTTGGCCTATTCAGACAGAGATGAGCAACAGATCAAGAGCACATGGATCGGCGGCACTGGCTTCATCCGTCTGGCTCGTATGCCGGAAGCGGCCGGAGACGGCGCGGCCCGGCTGGGACACCCAGGTGCTGGAGGAGATGCGCACCAACATCTATCAGCGGCTCCGCGACTTCTGGGACGCCGGCATCCGTGGCCCGGACTTCGTCTGGTCCGCCACCGGCCCCGCCCTGGAGGCCTACAGCAAGCACCCCGTGGTCAAGAAAGCCGACGAGCCCAACGCCGTCCTCACCGTCTCGGAGTTTCTGCACCACGTCCGCCGTATCGTGGTGGACTACGTGGTGGGCCGCGTCCTCTCTCGCGACGGCGAGAGCGAGGAGGCCGCCAGCCTGGATAACCCGACCATCTACTACCTGCTCCACCGCCACGACTTCGGCTTCGCCGAGGCGCCAGTCGGTGCCTGCATCCTCTACGCGCAGTCGTGCAGCCTCCGCGACCGCGACCTGGCCGACCGCTACGATCTCGTCGCGTTCACCAGCGGCTCGGCAACCGAGGACGAGGAGGAAGAGGACGAAGAGGGGGACGAAGAGCCGGAGGAGCGGGGAAGCGGTAGCAAGGTGCGGCTCAAGCGCTGGGACCAGCGCCGGGGCAAGTCGCTGGGCCTGGACGCGGAGGGCCGACCGGCGCCGCTCATCGACCAGGTGCACCGCATCATGCGCCTCTGGCGCGAGGGCGACGTCCAGAAGGTAGACGCCTACATCGAGGACCGTGGCCTTCGCGGAAACGCGCTCTTCCCACGTCTGCTCCAGGCCCTGGTCGAGCTGGCGCGCAAGGACAACCAGCCGGAGGAGCGGGCGCTCCTGGAGGCCGTCATGAACCACGTCGCCGCCCGCGGCGCCCATCCCCAGATGCGGCTCAACCTTGAAGGCTCGCGCGAAGGAGGCGGGTAG
- a CDS encoding recombinase family protein, whose translation MRCAIYTRVSTDEQARSEYSSLERQKEVCASYIEIQKEKGWHLAGVYEDGG comes from the coding sequence ATGAGGTGTGCGATCTACACCAGAGTCTCCACGGACGAACAGGCGAGGAGCGAATACAGTTCGCTGGAGCGACAGAAAGAAGTATGCGCCAGCTACATCGAAATCCAGAAAGAAAAAGGCTGGCATCTCGCTGGCGTCTACGAGGATGGCGGCTAG